Proteins encoded by one window of Winogradskyella sp. PG-2:
- a CDS encoding lamin tail domain-containing protein → MIKKYYLFYLLICCAVTFGYGQVTIAVQDFENIPATPTLNYSFNTGAFNSVSGNSGGGDRPQNSPQFTSSNKSWRVRDTNVDVDFGPTNITAYESVQVEFNLAGFSIGSTGNGLDGGDYVDVYISLDNGVTWSYELEITGNSNARWAFNSGTNRTITYDGDDNPTSYSSTNANPIDNIIINIPDTDAAIASNFLVGFIVNNNSSNESWNIDDVIIEGTPSATNSIVEFVSTSSILAEDGLFIDVCVEIINPSTTNATTVDIILDGSSTAVNGSDYDDGAGIPAAIIFPQTLTFPANSSANQCLTVFISNDDLLIEGDENIVLNLTNPTGGDSAVLGTDTQHILTITDNDIPAISDVVITEIMYNTSGTDDEWIEICNVSGSAQVLNNYTIEVDGTTEFTFPSSGVVLADGDCFTIALGDGGGADFNPDCPFTPDYTNGSGTGTLNNTSDPISLIASDGTTTIDNVTYNSSDGGNTTSLHVIDTSIDNSATSSNYWEVINGGSPGVNSLISPCTPIGPEINLEGTTANFPDISNPDTTPAAFDGTDFGGVTIGGTSTNTFRIENFGGTQDLTITSVTVFSGDVGDFSISSSPSSPIAALDYSLFDIEFSPTAIGARTVIIEIISDDSDNNPYIFTVTGNGLCAASAITALPTSGPAGTVVTVTGTNLSTATASFNGVVTTVNNISSTEMEVTVPSGASSGNLEIVDDLGCPGTTPFTIIESEISSCEGSSGTTPTDLFISEVTDASTGGLTYIEIYNGTGSTINLGSYSIQFFNNGNATQNGGVITLNSVNLASGNIYVLSVSAGSSECTGITGADGSLSDQTGSAGINFVTNGDDHIRLYDGTTHVDSWGEYLSDTWADPLGIGSEGVVFTRNNNSASLPNTIFNIADWAYTDWTACADNDYSNIGLYDFSIGTPPVVNSITTSTTACNEITLTISASEGFIGGNAIEYHWYLYDPSQSGLGWQSVTNGGIYTTTTNSPNLVISDVSSVSDYQFYCEVRENDATCYTASNAIGVTLSAATWDGTNWTWNDGTAIDTLPTLSCNVILASNFSTADSGLQQSFNACNLTINDNITLIINDGHFVQVENDLIVNNTTTGGINIEPQGSFVQINDSGLVTAATPSNLNVIKETAGANNAYEYTYWGSPVINETVGGALSNSDPNKRFWFNAQNYLDSTFESGNDNTTGNTPGLDDIDDAAPWDWQAITNTSTTLAFGTGYATAHDPAVFGATPGCPGPLCNIRYTFSGLFNNGNANTVTIYRNDSETGDNNWNLIGNPYPSAIEINGPNGFLTQNTAIIDGNVTGGAIDGAIFIWSQNTVPTDTDNGNENINFSQSDYAIVNGLGAVSAGGDTTPNGFIPSGQGFFISMSDTSPAYDGNPTIKSADIIFNNAMRSTGNNNLFFRNDPVANQNNKIWLNLESDNGVFNEILIGYTENASNEYDGMYYDAPRNGSTDVNSNIYTTIGNNEKQFAIQGKNINSLTLDEVIPLGFYTSINEATIYTLSIAQLEGEFMTSNPIYVIDNLSNTIHELSTSDYTFTSETGKFDNRFEIVFTPDALSIKDNLIDASDLTIIELTDGDVKVKVNSDLTIVNVDIIDVTGRLIYKLEGNSSTEIYNLSQLSKAAYIAKVTLSNGQIISKKAMKQH, encoded by the coding sequence AATCTTGCTGGTTTTTCAATTGGATCCACGGGTAATGGGCTTGATGGTGGAGATTACGTAGATGTATATATAAGTTTAGATAATGGTGTCACTTGGTCTTATGAATTAGAAATAACTGGGAATTCTAATGCTCGATGGGCGTTTAATTCTGGTACAAATAGAACTATTACTTATGACGGAGATGACAACCCAACGAGTTATAGTTCTACAAATGCTAATCCAATAGACAATATTATTATTAATATCCCAGATACTGATGCTGCAATTGCGTCTAATTTTTTGGTTGGTTTTATAGTTAATAATAATAGTAGTAATGAATCATGGAATATTGATGATGTTATTATTGAAGGTACACCGTCTGCCACAAATAGTATTGTAGAATTCGTTTCTACATCGTCTATATTAGCAGAAGACGGTTTGTTTATTGATGTTTGTGTGGAAATCATAAACCCATCAACAACAAATGCTACAACAGTAGACATTATTTTAGACGGAAGTTCAACTGCAGTAAATGGTTCAGACTATGATGATGGTGCTGGTATACCAGCTGCAATTATTTTTCCTCAAACATTAACTTTCCCTGCAAATAGTAGTGCTAACCAATGCCTTACTGTATTTATCTCTAATGATGATCTTTTAATTGAGGGAGATGAAAATATAGTATTAAATTTGACTAACCCAACAGGGGGAGATTCTGCTGTTTTAGGTACTGACACTCAACATATTTTAACGATTACAGACAATGATATTCCTGCCATATCTGATGTTGTTATTACAGAAATTATGTATAACACTTCAGGTACAGATGACGAATGGATAGAAATCTGTAATGTCTCTGGAAGTGCGCAAGTTTTAAATAATTATACCATTGAAGTTGATGGGACAACCGAATTTACCTTTCCTTCAAGTGGAGTGGTTTTAGCTGATGGGGATTGTTTTACCATAGCTCTTGGTGATGGAGGTGGTGCAGACTTTAATCCAGATTGTCCGTTTACTCCAGATTACACTAACGGTTCTGGTACAGGGACATTAAATAATACTTCTGACCCTATTTCGCTCATTGCTTCTGATGGAACAACTACTATTGATAATGTTACTTATAATTCTTCTGATGGTGGAAATACTACATCATTGCACGTCATTGATACTTCTATAGATAATTCTGCAACAAGTTCAAATTATTGGGAAGTTATTAATGGAGGCTCACCAGGCGTAAACTCACTAATTTCTCCTTGTACACCTATTGGTCCAGAAATTAATTTAGAAGGAACAACAGCAAATTTTCCAGATATAAGCAATCCTGATACAACACCAGCTGCATTTGACGGAACAGATTTTGGTGGCGTAACTATTGGTGGTACTAGTACCAACACTTTTAGAATAGAAAATTTTGGTGGCACACAAGACTTAACTATTACTAGTGTTACAGTATTTAGTGGTGATGTTGGTGATTTTTCTATTTCTTCTTCACCATCGTCTCCGATTGCTGCGCTCGATTATAGTCTTTTTGACATTGAATTTAGTCCTACTGCTATTGGAGCAAGGACTGTTATCATAGAAATAATAAGTGATGACAGTGATAATAATCCTTATATTTTTACCGTAACAGGTAATGGACTTTGTGCGGCTAGTGCAATTACGGCTTTACCAACTTCTGGCCCTGCAGGTACAGTCGTTACAGTAACAGGAACAAATCTTTCTACTGCCACAGCATCATTTAATGGTGTGGTTACTACCGTAAATAATATTTCTTCAACAGAAATGGAAGTTACTGTACCTTCTGGTGCTAGCTCCGGTAATTTAGAGATTGTTGATGATTTAGGTTGTCCTGGCACGACACCATTTACTATTATTGAGTCCGAAATATCAAGTTGCGAAGGTTCTAGTGGAACAACACCAACTGATCTTTTTATTTCAGAAGTTACAGACGCCAGTACTGGTGGACTTACATATATTGAAATTTATAACGGTACAGGTTCAACAATAAATTTAGGCAGTTATAGTATTCAATTCTTCAATAATGGTAATGCCACTCAAAATGGTGGAGTGATAACACTTAACAGTGTTAATTTAGCATCTGGAAACATTTATGTGTTGTCCGTTAGCGCAGGCTCTTCTGAATGTACAGGAATTACAGGAGCTGATGGATCTTTATCTGATCAAACAGGATCCGCTGGTATAAATTTTGTTACAAACGGTGATGATCATATTCGTCTATATGACGGAACTACACATGTAGATTCTTGGGGAGAATATTTATCTGATACTTGGGCTGACCCATTAGGAATTGGTTCTGAAGGAGTGGTTTTTACTCGTAACAATAACTCAGCAAGTTTACCAAACACAATATTTAATATTGCTGATTGGGCATATACTGATTGGACTGCTTGTGCTGATAACGATTATTCTAATATTGGACTGTATGATTTTTCTATTGGGACACCTCCCGTTGTTAACTCTATTACAACATCAACAACGGCTTGTAATGAAATAACACTCACCATTTCGGCAAGTGAAGGTTTTATTGGAGGTAACGCAATTGAGTATCATTGGTACTTATATGATCCATCACAATCAGGTCTTGGATGGCAAAGTGTTACTAATGGAGGAATTTACACGACTACCACTAATTCACCTAATCTCGTTATTTCAGACGTAAGCAGTGTATCTGATTATCAGTTCTATTGCGAAGTACGAGAAAATGATGCAACATGTTATACAGCCTCAAATGCAATTGGTGTTACACTGAGTGCAGCTACTTGGGACGGCACCAACTGGACTTGGAATGATGGCACTGCAATAGATACACTTCCTACACTTTCTTGTAATGTTATATTAGCAAGTAATTTTTCTACTGCAGATTCTGGACTACAACAAAGTTTCAATGCCTGTAACTTAACAATAAACGACAATATTACCCTAATTATAAATGATGGTCATTTTGTTCAAGTAGAAAATGATTTAATTGTTAATAATACTACAACTGGTGGAATTAATATTGAACCTCAAGGTTCATTTGTTCAAATTAATGATAGTGGCCTAGTAACTGCAGCTACGCCTTCTAATTTAAATGTAATTAAAGAAACTGCCGGTGCTAATAATGCATACGAATACACCTATTGGGGTTCGCCAGTAATTAACGAAACAGTCGGTGGTGCTTTATCCAATTCCGATCCTAACAAACGTTTTTGGTTTAATGCTCAAAACTATCTAGATTCAACCTTTGAGAGTGGTAACGATAATACGACAGGAAATACTCCTGGACTTGATGATATAGATGATGCAGCACCATGGGACTGGCAAGCAATTACTAACACCTCGACAACACTTGCTTTTGGTACAGGCTATGCAACAGCACATGATCCCGCAGTATTTGGAGCGACACCTGGCTGTCCTGGCCCATTATGTAACATTAGATATACATTCTCTGGATTATTTAATAATGGTAATGCCAATACAGTAACTATTTACAGAAATGATTCTGAAACTGGAGATAATAATTGGAATCTGATTGGAAACCCATATCCATCTGCTATTGAAATTAATGGCCCAAATGGTTTCCTTACTCAAAATACTGCCATAATTGATGGTAATGTTACTGGCGGAGCAATAGACGGAGCTATTTTTATTTGGTCTCAAAATACAGTTCCAACAGACACTGATAACGGAAATGAGAATATTAACTTTTCTCAATCTGATTATGCTATTGTAAACGGTTTAGGAGCTGTATCAGCAGGAGGAGATACTACCCCTAATGGATTTATTCCTTCTGGGCAAGGGTTCTTTATTTCAATGTCTGATACATCACCAGCTTATGATGGTAATCCTACCATTAAATCAGCAGATATTATTTTTAATAATGCTATGAGAAGTACAGGAAATAATAATTTGTTTTTCAGAAATGATCCTGTCGCAAATCAAAATAATAAAATCTGGTTAAATTTAGAATCTGATAATGGAGTATTTAATGAAATTCTAATAGGCTATACAGAAAATGCCTCTAATGAATATGATGGAATGTATTACGATGCACCGAGAAATGGTTCTACTGATGTAAATTCAAACATTTATACTACGATTGGAAATAATGAAAAACAGTTTGCAATTCAAGGAAAAAACATAAATAGCTTGACCTTAGATGAAGTTATTCCTTTAGGGTTTTATACTTCAATTAATGAAGCAACAATTTACACCTTATCCATAGCTCAATTAGAAGGAGAATTTATGACTTCTAACCCAATATATGTTATTGATAATTTGAGTAATACTATTCATGAACTCAGCACGTCCGATTATACATTTACATCGGAAACAGGTAAATTTGACAACCGTTTTGAAATTGTATTTACACCAGATGCACTTTCAATTAAAGATAATTTAATTGATGCTAGTGATTTGACTATAATAGAACTTACTGATGGTGATGTGAAAGTAAAGGTGAATTCAGATCTTACAATTGTTAATGTTGATATTATTGATGTAACTGGAAGATTAATATATAAGCTAGAAGGAAACAGTTCTACTGAGATATATAATTTATCTCAATTGAGCAAAGCTGCTTACATAGCCAAAGTGACTTTATCTAATGGACAAATTATTAGTAAAAAAGCTATGAAACAACACTAA